In Silene latifolia isolate original U9 population chromosome 3, ASM4854445v1, whole genome shotgun sequence, a single window of DNA contains:
- the LOC141647713 gene encoding CDT1-like protein a, chloroplastic: MDSSSTSEICSSTPSKSIKSLVNTPLSPFVFTPLRTDPLPQHRTRTLVASQPGNLKEFHQLPLPHKYEMLCELFNAMVSSIRLLQLKRLTASLTKLSRRIESLTDRSLTVHHLSQLKHIMPEVIVVEKIRVLDEETSCIKEELLISLNIQETEKHVKGNDGFSRLKQVFLTRIIDYAKSHPEGEDVPQGELPKLFYKPKQELEPRKNPTPVLQPTTLTSPTFKKRFSLKAITTSVSEPSLDKPLLETPVKEVTLDMANNGYSSSTIETNETPIQSALKTTNFDSLMTKDCATDLPNNPTKRRVLKFDEEVDEHVHEDSLDVLPETFLPLKENERKIIEEQDTVMSQAWTQKPLMAGVPKLLQMIQLLFQSVGHSVMTKEELIHRIISCQLDITDRGEVEEQLKLLREVAPEFITEQFSHSGDTLQRLSKFSSAELVQAKLLSA; encoded by the exons ATGGATTCATCGTCAACATCAGAAATATGTTCATCAACACCATCCAAGTCCATTAAATCTTTGGTTAACACCCCTCTTAGCCCTTTCGTCTTCACCCCTCTTCGAACTGACCCTCTTCCTCAGCATCGAACCCGAACCCTGGTCGCATCCCAACCTGGAAACCTCAAAGAATTTCACCAATTACCGCTGCCTCATAA GTATGAGATGTTATGTGAATTATTCAATGCAATGGTCAGCTCAATTCGTCTGCTCCAGTTGAAAAGACTGACAGCCTCCCTTACTAAGCTTAGTCGGAGAATAGAGTCATTGACAGACAG GAGTTTGACAGTGCATCATTTGTCGCAATTGAAACACATAATGCCAGAGGTGATTGTTGTTGAGAAAATTCGCGTATTAGATGAGGAAACGAGCTGTATTAAGGAAGAGCTCCTGATTTCTCTGAATATACAAGAGACAGAAAAGCATGTAAAGGGCAATGATGGATTTTCCCGACTGAAACAAGTCTTTCTTACACGAATCATTGATTATGCTAAATCCCATCCTGAG GGTGAAGATGTGCCACAAGGTGAACTTCCTAAACTGTTCTATAAGCCAAAGCAAGAGCTTGAGCCAAGAAAGAATCCAACTCCCGTCTTGCAGCCAACAACGCTGACATCTCCCACATTTAAGAAGCGGTTTTCATTAAAGGCTATTACTACTTCAGTTTCTGAACCTTCACTAGATAAGCCTTTGTTGGAAACTCCCGTCAAGGAGGTCACTTTGGACATGGCTAATAATGGGTATTCCAGCTCAACAATTGAGACTAATGAAACACCTATTCAATCAGCTTTAAAAACAACAAACTTTGACTCACTGATGACAAAAGATTGTGCTACTGATTTacccaacaacccaaccaaacgtAGGGTCTTGAAATTTGACGAAGAAGTTGACGAACATGTCCACGAGGATTCACTTGATGTGCTTCCTGAGACCTTTTTACCA TTGAAGGAGAATGAGAGGAAGATCATAGAAGAGCAGGATACCGTTATGTCACAAGCATGGACGCAAAAACCACTAATGGCTGGTGTTCCTAAGCTCCTCCAAATGATTCAATTGTTGTTCCAGTCTGTTGGGCACTCGGTGATGACAAAAGAAGAGCTTATTCACAGAATAATTTCTTGCCAGTTGGACATTACTGATAGAG GAGAAGTTGAAGAGCAGCTTAAGCTGTTACGAGAAGTTGCCCCTGAGTTCATAACTGAGCAATTCAGTCATAGCGGGGATACTCTCCAACG CCTCAGTAAATTTTCAAGTGCTGAACTTGTACAAGCCAAACTTCTGAGTGCCTGA